One window from the genome of Pseudomonas sp. L5B5 encodes:
- a CDS encoding antibiotic biosynthesis monooxygenase family protein, producing MSTHIPVSHMAFVRARAGRSSELGARLSSLIEPSRQAPGCLHFALQRSQCDADLWLVSGFWNNQQAMTAYFSSPAMQVFTDLVQDLVVNSLDLHTFNTVSALEFSGESPALHHVPLHQLAS from the coding sequence ATGTCCACGCATATTCCCGTCAGCCACATGGCCTTCGTTCGTGCCCGTGCCGGGCGCTCCTCGGAACTGGGCGCGCGCTTGAGCAGCCTGATCGAACCGTCTCGCCAGGCACCTGGCTGCCTGCACTTCGCCTTGCAGCGCTCGCAGTGCGATGCCGATTTGTGGCTGGTGTCCGGGTTCTGGAACAACCAGCAGGCGATGACGGCCTACTTCAGCTCGCCGGCCATGCAAGTGTTTACCGACCTGGTGCAGGACCTGGTGGTCAACAGCCTGGATTTGCATACCTTCAATACCGTTTCGGCGCTGGAGTTCTCTGGCGAGTCCCCTGCGCTGCACCACGTACCATTGCACCAGCTGGCCAGCTGA